In the Bos taurus isolate L1 Dominette 01449 registration number 42190680 breed Hereford chromosome 21, ARS-UCD2.0, whole genome shotgun sequence genome, one interval contains:
- the COCH gene encoding cochlin precursor (The RefSeq protein has 1 substitution compared to this genomic sequence) — translation MWASWIPVLCLGVCLLLPPEPVGSEGAVPIPITCSTRGLDIRKEKADVLCPGGCPLEEFSVFGHIVYASVSSICGAAVHRGVIGHSGGPVRIYSLPGRENYSSVVANGIQSQMLSRWSASFTVTKGKSGTQEATGQAVSTAHPATGKRLKKTPEKKTGNKDCKADIAFLIDGSFNIGQRRFNLQKNFVGKVALMLGIGTEGPHVGLVQASEHPKIEFYLKNFTSAKDVLFAIKEVAFRGGNSNTGKALKHTAQKFFTADTGARKGIPKVVVVFIDGWPSDDIEEAGIVAREFGVNVFIVSVAKPIPEELGMVQDVAFVDKAVCRNNGFFSYHMPNWFGTTKYVKPLVQKLCTHEQMMCSKTCYNSVNIAFLIDGSSSVGESNFRLMLKFVSNIAKTFEISDIGAKIAAVQFTYDQRTEFSFTDYSTKENVLAVIRNISYMSGGTATGDAISFTVRNVFGPVRDSPNKNFLVIVTDGQSYDDVRGPAAAAHDAGITIFSVGVAWAPLDDLKDMASKPKESHAFFTREFTGLEPIVSDVIRGICRDFLESQQ, via the exons ATGTGGGCATCCTGGATTCCGGTTCTCTGCCTCG GTGTCTGTCTGCTGTTGCCGCCGGAGCCGGTAGGCAGCGAGGGAGCCG tTCCCATCCCTATCACATGCTCTACCAGAGGCCTGGAcatcaggaaagaaaaagcagATGTCCTCTGCCCAGGCGGCTGCCCTCTAGAGGAGTTCTCCGTGTTTGGGCACATAGTGTATGCGTCTGTGTCGAGCATATGTGGCGCCGCTGTCCACAG GGGGGTAATTGGCCACTCAGGGGGACCCGTGAGaatctatagcctgccaggtcgGGAAAACTATTCCTCAGTAGTTGCCAATGGCATCCAGTCTCAGATGCTTTCCAGATGGTCTGCTTCTTTCACAGTGACAA aAGGCAAAAGTGGTACCCAGGAAGCCACAGGACAAGCAGTGTCCACAGCACATCCAGCAACAG GCAAACGACTAAAGAAAACACCAGAGAAGAAAACTGGCAATAAGG ACTGTAAAGCAGACATTGCATTTCTGATCGATGGAAGTTTTAATATTGGGCAACGCCGATTTAATCTACAGAAGAATTTTGTTGGGAAAGTGGCTCTAATGTTGGGAATTGGAACCGAAGGACCACACGTGGGCCTTGTTCAAGCCAG tgAACATCCTAAAATAGAATTTTACTTGAAAAACTTTACATCAGCCAAAGATGTTTTGTTTGCTATAAAGGAAGTAGCTTTCAGAGGGGGTAATTCCAATACAG GAAAAGCCTTGAAGCATACCGCCCAGAAATTCTTCACAGCGGACACTGGAGCGAGGAAAGGGATTCCCaaagtggtggtggtgtttattGATGGCTGGCCTTCTGACGACATCGAGGAAGCAGGCATTGTGGCCAGAGAGTTTGGCGTCAATGTATTTATAGTTTCTGTGGCTAAGCCTATCCCTGAGGAACTGGGAATGGTTCAGGATGTTGCATTTGTTGACAAG GCTGTCTGTCGGAATAACGGCTTCTTCTCTTACCACATGCCCAATTGGTTTGGCACCACAAAATACGTAAAGCCTCTGGTACAGAAGCTCTGCACTCACGAGCAAATGATGTGCAGCAAGACCTGTTATAACTCAGTGAACATTGCCTTTCTGATCGATGGCTCCAGTAGTGTTGGAGAAAGTAATTTCCGCCTCATGCTTGAATTTGTTTCCAACATAGCTAAGACTTTTGAAATCTCAGACATTGGTGCCAAGATAGCAGCAGTACAGTTCACCTATGATCAGCGCACAGAGTTCAGTTTCACTGACTATAGCACCAAAGAGAATGTCCTAGCTGTTATCAGAAACATCAGCTACATGAGTGGTGGGACAGCTACTggggatgccatttcctttacTGTTAGAAATGTGTTTGGCCCGGTGAGAGACAGCCCCAACAAGAACTTCCTGGTAATAGTCACAGATGGGCAGTCCTATGACGACGTGcgagggcctgctgctgctgcacatGATGCAG GTATCACCATCTTCTCTGTTGGTGTGGCTTGGGCACCTCTGGATGACCTGAAAGATATGGCCTCTAAACCAAAGGAGTCGCATGCTTTCTTCACCAGAGAGTTCACAGGATTAGAACCAATTGTTTCTGATGTGATCAGAGGCATCTGTAGAGATTTCTTAGAATCCCAGCAATAA